The following coding sequences are from one Virgibacillus necropolis window:
- a CDS encoding DsbA family protein has translation MMKQNNSPFKIAVIVTLVIVALVAALVVINGDNSVSDKDTTNKQPSIDGQPTLGDPNAPVTVVEFGDFKCPACKVWGTNIFPQLVSDYVETGKVKFSFINVLFHGEESKLASLAAESVYNQNPDAYWEFHKALFKAQPSENHDSKWVTTEKILEVASEIPTIDTSKLKSAIENQDAIDEVNKDAKMVTDFGVQLTPTIVVNGTVIEDPFDYEAIKQAIEKELKGK, from the coding sequence TTGATGAAACAAAATAATTCACCATTTAAAATCGCTGTAATTGTAACGTTAGTAATTGTTGCACTAGTCGCTGCTTTGGTTGTTATTAACGGTGATAATTCAGTAAGCGATAAAGATACGACGAACAAACAACCATCAATCGATGGTCAACCAACTTTAGGAGATCCTAATGCACCAGTGACAGTTGTTGAATTTGGTGATTTTAAATGCCCTGCTTGTAAAGTTTGGGGAACAAATATCTTTCCACAATTAGTCAGTGATTACGTTGAAACTGGTAAGGTGAAGTTCTCATTCATTAATGTGCTATTTCACGGTGAAGAGTCAAAACTAGCTTCATTAGCAGCTGAATCGGTTTATAATCAAAATCCCGATGCATACTGGGAATTTCATAAGGCGCTTTTCAAGGCACAGCCTAGTGAAAACCATGACAGTAAATGGGTTACAACAGAAAAAATCCTCGAAGTAGCGAGCGAAATACCTACTATTGATACCAGTAAACTAAAATCAGCTATTGAAAACCAGGATGCAATTGATGAAGTGAATAAGGATGCAAAAATGGTAACTGATTTCGGTGTTCAACTTACACCAACGATTGTGGTAAATGGAACCGTGATAGAAGATCCATTTGACTACGAGGCAATTAAACAAGCCATAGAAAAAGAATTAAAGGGTAAATAG
- a CDS encoding HD domain-containing protein translates to MREVTLKDIYEHPITQKYVRRSGMGHAISVSYHAFHLAEEFNVNPDRAAKAGFLHDIGHYEWYRDGKWDYQLYRDFDIHPIKGAERAHKLLVRLGEDKQAAKEISHAILFHTESAIPDGNFELKSLQKVVHLADEKDKQPGDSHHYRNIDRQKEVELIEKLDQKIDKT, encoded by the coding sequence ATGAGAGAGGTTACATTAAAAGATATTTATGAGCATCCCATTACGCAAAAATATGTTAGGCGTTCAGGCATGGGACATGCAATATCAGTGTCCTATCATGCATTTCACCTGGCTGAAGAATTCAACGTTAATCCCGATCGGGCAGCAAAAGCTGGATTTTTACACGATATTGGCCATTATGAATGGTATAGGGATGGTAAATGGGATTATCAGTTATATCGTGATTTCGATATTCATCCAATTAAAGGGGCTGAACGCGCACATAAATTACTCGTTCGTCTAGGTGAAGATAAACAAGCTGCAAAGGAAATTTCACATGCTATTTTATTTCATACAGAATCTGCTATTCCAGATGGTAATTTTGAATTAAAATCTTTACAAAAGGTTGTGCACTTAGCAGATGAAAAGGACAAACAACCTGGTGATTCACACCACTATCGCAACATTGATAGACAGAAAGAAGTAGAACTTATTGAAAAGCTTGATCAAAAAATAGATAAGACGTAA
- a CDS encoding copper resistance CopC family protein: protein MIKVRMSLLLFVTLLLSLFIPNIANAHSGLESAKPSAGANVEENIKSIELTFSTKIENLSTLYLINEEGNKLEPASIEVSDNVLKATYQNALDPGTYKVNWNIVGADGHPIEGKYSFTVIESNTTQPNDNTSQEEKINSDDKNEGESKTNENEKDATLNPSEQTSSTDEESFTNVLIIVLVVATLAILAWLFFGKRKK from the coding sequence ATGATTAAGGTTAGAATGTCCTTACTACTATTCGTTACATTATTACTGTCTCTATTCATTCCAAACATTGCAAATGCGCATTCGGGACTAGAGAGTGCAAAACCTAGTGCAGGAGCAAACGTAGAAGAAAACATAAAAAGTATAGAATTAACTTTTAGTACAAAGATTGAAAACTTAAGTACACTCTATCTGATAAATGAGGAAGGAAATAAACTGGAACCAGCATCCATTGAGGTTTCCGATAACGTGCTAAAAGCTACTTATCAAAATGCACTTGACCCGGGTACTTATAAGGTGAACTGGAATATTGTTGGTGCTGATGGTCATCCCATCGAAGGCAAATATTCCTTTACCGTGATAGAATCGAATACAACTCAACCTAATGATAATACAAGTCAAGAAGAAAAGATAAATAGCGATGACAAAAATGAAGGCGAAAGCAAGACCAATGAAAATGAAAAGGATGCAACACTAAATCCATCTGAGCAAACAAGCAGTACAGATGAAGAATCATTTACCAATGTATTAATTATTGTTCTAGTAGTAGCAACATTAGCAATACTAGCTTGGTTGTTCTTCGGTAAACGTAAGAAGTAG
- a CDS encoding copper resistance D family protein, whose protein sequence is MLLVTLAEFILYICFAILIGSLILLLVPEEKKPPVAIPKKILYLVVGLIPIATFLPVLKMANILSGENLELWLILKNVIFTFEIGKSWLFITFVSVILMIVLLNKNSTKKKHLIVWALVLALSILLGYTQSSHAATITEWKGFVFHTLHFLSVVVWIGILFVVSWFGKNKTNWLAFIKWFTPVALTCLIITIVAGYFTMGIDINSNDDPSSSIVQDYQNSLLVNYGQALLLKHIFIISLVLFAFINGVLFWRKYDIESYNPLKWARLESMYALIVFGLTAFMGQSWPPHQIYSLLKAEGASPLFKALYDGEILSAYQEAQSLAIFNVTMTFGFESFVLFGLGIVFLAITLFAAIARKSVFVSTLASLLMVVSLYAGIMIGVQ, encoded by the coding sequence ATGCTTTTAGTCACACTAGCAGAATTTATCTTATATATTTGCTTTGCCATTCTTATAGGATCTTTGATTTTATTACTAGTTCCTGAAGAGAAAAAACCACCCGTAGCTATACCTAAAAAAATCCTGTATCTAGTTGTGGGTCTAATACCCATTGCAACCTTTTTACCAGTGCTTAAAATGGCTAACATATTATCTGGTGAAAATTTAGAGCTATGGCTTATTTTGAAAAATGTTATTTTCACATTTGAAATTGGGAAATCGTGGTTGTTTATTACGTTTGTGTCCGTCATTTTAATGATTGTTTTACTTAATAAAAATAGTACAAAGAAAAAGCACTTAATCGTTTGGGCACTAGTTCTCGCCTTATCAATACTACTTGGATATACACAATCCAGTCACGCAGCAACCATTACCGAGTGGAAAGGATTTGTTTTTCATACGCTTCATTTTCTATCTGTCGTCGTTTGGATTGGTATTCTATTTGTCGTTAGTTGGTTTGGGAAGAATAAGACCAATTGGCTAGCATTTATTAAATGGTTTACTCCTGTTGCATTGACGTGTCTAATAATTACGATTGTGGCTGGGTATTTCACTATGGGAATTGATATTAATTCAAATGATGATCCAAGCTCATCTATTGTTCAAGACTATCAAAATAGTCTACTTGTTAATTACGGACAAGCATTACTGTTAAAACACATTTTTATCATTTCATTAGTTCTATTTGCATTTATCAATGGAGTGCTTTTTTGGAGAAAATATGACATAGAGTCATATAATCCACTCAAATGGGCACGGTTGGAAAGTATGTACGCATTAATCGTCTTTGGATTGACGGCATTTATGGGACAATCCTGGCCACCACATCAAATTTATAGCCTCTTAAAAGCAGAGGGAGCTTCTCCACTTTTTAAAGCCCTTTATGACGGGGAAATACTCAGTGCTTATCAGGAGGCACAGAGTCTAGCTATTTTTAATGTAACGATGACGTTTGGCTTTGAAAGTTTTGTTCTATTTGGGTTAGGAATTGTATTTTTAGCTATAACACTTTTCGCAGCAATTGCAAGGAAATCTGTCTTTGTCTCAACCTTAGCCTCTTTGTTAATGGTTGTTTCTCTGTATGCAGGAATAATGATTGGTGTTCAGTAA
- a CDS encoding MFS transporter produces the protein MDKRVYLLTIVSFIVGMVELIIGGILDLVATDFGVSLGQAGFLITIYSLVFAIAAPVLLSLTSKIERKRLTILALVVFFFGNVLAVFSQTYSMLLIARIISAASGSLLVVLCVTIASNIVTEKYRARAIGVVFMGISASLVLGVPIGLILGNSFGWRTPFILITVLTLLSMACVHFFMEKIDPKPSIPIVQQLRTLKNRRILFAQLTTFLFLAGHLTLYAYLTPFLKIALGLNGTWVSAVYLIFGVAAVAGGGIGGLLADRFGTKPTILAVIVAFGISIFTIPYTTFALPLFLFVMMVWSMLSWAITPAMQSFLIESSPETSDIQQSLNNSALHFGIAFGSLIGGVVIEQATVEQNATVGGMFIILALATAVLSVAKEGSGIALPSRK, from the coding sequence TCTCTTTTATTGTAGGGATGGTTGAACTAATTATAGGTGGCATTCTAGATTTAGTTGCGACAGACTTTGGGGTGAGTCTTGGGCAAGCAGGGTTTCTTATTACCATTTATTCACTTGTGTTTGCAATCGCGGCTCCTGTTCTTTTGTCGTTAACATCAAAGATAGAAAGGAAACGTTTAACTATACTTGCTTTAGTAGTATTCTTTTTTGGGAATGTTTTGGCTGTATTTAGTCAAACCTACAGTATGTTATTAATTGCGCGGATTATATCAGCCGCTAGTGGTTCTTTGCTGGTCGTATTATGTGTAACGATTGCGTCAAACATTGTAACTGAAAAATACCGTGCTCGGGCAATTGGAGTAGTCTTTATGGGAATCAGCGCCTCTCTAGTATTGGGCGTACCAATTGGATTGATTCTAGGAAATTCATTTGGGTGGCGAACACCTTTTATTCTGATCACTGTTTTAACCTTACTGTCTATGGCATGCGTTCATTTCTTTATGGAAAAAATTGATCCTAAGCCTTCGATTCCAATCGTGCAACAGTTACGTACCTTGAAAAACCGTAGAATATTATTCGCTCAATTGACTACATTTCTTTTTTTGGCAGGTCATTTAACGTTATACGCGTACCTGACACCATTTTTAAAAATAGCGCTCGGGCTAAACGGAACATGGGTAAGTGCTGTATATTTGATTTTCGGGGTTGCTGCAGTTGCTGGCGGCGGTATTGGTGGTTTGCTTGCAGATCGATTTGGAACAAAACCTACTATTTTAGCAGTTATTGTTGCTTTTGGAATATCTATTTTTACGATTCCATATACGACTTTCGCCCTTCCACTATTTTTATTCGTAATGATGGTATGGAGCATGCTAAGCTGGGCGATTACACCGGCTATGCAGAGCTTTCTCATTGAATCATCTCCAGAGACTTCCGATATCCAGCAAAGCCTAAACAATTCTGCTCTTCATTTTGGTATTGCCTTTGGATCGCTAATTGGTGGGGTTGTGATTGAACAGGCAACCGTTGAACAAAATGCGACTGTTGGTGGAATGTTTATTATCCTAGCTCTTGCAACAGCAGTTCTGTCGGTGGCAAAAGAGGGCAGTGGCATTGCATTACCGTCTAGAAAATAA
- a CDS encoding disulfide oxidoreductase gives MNKTVSKQLFLYFAWLISIVATLGSLYFSEIRDFVPCELCWYQRIVMYPFVLFLGIATFRNDLSVKKYVLPMSIIGASISLFHYLEQKVPGFADIKPCANGVPCSAEYINWLGFITIPFLALIAFILIAIFLILINSRD, from the coding sequence ATGAATAAAACAGTTAGTAAACAGCTTTTCTTATATTTTGCTTGGTTGATTTCCATTGTTGCTACACTTGGAAGTTTATATTTTAGTGAAATTAGAGACTTTGTTCCGTGTGAACTTTGTTGGTACCAACGTATAGTCATGTATCCTTTTGTACTATTTCTTGGAATAGCTACATTTCGAAATGATTTGTCTGTTAAAAAATATGTATTACCTATGAGTATTATTGGTGCTTCTATATCACTATTTCATTATTTAGAGCAGAAGGTGCCAGGTTTTGCTGATATAAAACCATGTGCGAATGGTGTTCCATGCAGTGCGGAATATATCAACTGGCTTGGATTTATTACAATCCCTTTTCTTGCACTAATTGCATTTATATTAATTGCTATCTTCTTGATTTTAATAAACTCACGTGATTAA
- a CDS encoding cytochrome c biogenesis CcdA family protein, translating into MQNVTILYAFAAGLLSFLSPCALPIYPAFLFYITGMSVDLTNKKGMQKVAIAHSIEWRCKCKCIKL; encoded by the coding sequence ATGCAAAATGTAACTATATTATATGCTTTTGCTGCAGGGTTATTATCTTTTCTATCCCCATGCGCATTACCTATATACCCCGCGTTTCTATTTTACATAACAGGAATGTCAGTAGACTTAACTAATAAGAAAGGAATGCAAAAAGTAGCTATTGCACATTCCATTGAATGGAGGTGTAAATGTAAATGTATCAAACTATAA
- a CDS encoding ArsR/SmtB family transcription factor, giving the protein MVEIDLDTKIKFLHGFSHKTRIQILDCIKEKEKTVSQIVNDLQGNQSNISQHLACLKGCGLIVGRQDGKFVYYRVRNQLVHDLLTMFDVVLEDVQNDVACCEQYID; this is encoded by the coding sequence ATGGTAGAAATCGATTTAGACACAAAAATAAAGTTTTTGCATGGGTTTTCACATAAAACACGCATTCAAATATTGGATTGTATTAAAGAAAAAGAAAAAACAGTTTCACAAATTGTCAATGATCTCCAAGGTAATCAATCAAACATTTCACAGCATTTAGCCTGTTTGAAAGGTTGTGGACTTATTGTAGGGAGACAAGATGGAAAGTTTGTATATTATCGAGTGAGAAATCAGTTAGTTCATGATCTATTAACAATGTTCGATGTAGTGCTTGAAGATGTTCAAAATGATGTAGCTTGCTGTGAACAATATATAGATTAA